GAGCTCCATCGCGGCCTCGGCGATGCGCTCGGTCGACAGTAGCGGGGTCCTCGGCCTCGGCATCGGCACCTCCTTCGTCCCCGTCAGCCTACGGGCCCGGAAATTGCCTCTTCCCGAATCCGGCTCACCTCTGCATAATAAACGAACACTATTCGTTTATCTCGTGCACACCGCCGTGCCGAGCATTCCGGAGGCCCCCTGTGTCCCATTCCCTCCCATCGGTCCGCGTCCCGCTTCGACTGCCCACCGCCGTCGCCACGTTCGGCATCGGCATCGCCGGTTACCTCGGCGTGAACCTCTCGCCGTACATGATCTCGGCCCTGCAGTCGGCGCTCGGCGCCGACGTGCTCACCGCGAGCTGGATCGTCACCGGCGCCCTCCTGCTCACTGCCATCGCCGGCCTGGCCACCGCGAAGCTCTCGGCAGGACGCCGCCGGCGGCTCGTCGCCCGCGTCGGCCTCGTGCTCGCGGTGGTGGGCTTCGGCGCCGCCGCGCTCGTGCCCACCGGCTGGGTCGTCGTCGCCGGACTGCTCGTCGGCGGCCTCGGCGCCGGCGGCGCCGTGTCGTCCTCGGGCGCGGCCCTCGCGGCGTTCATCAACCCCGACCGCGTCGCCGGCATCAGCGGCCTCGCCAACCGCGCCGTCGTCACCGTCATCCTCGCCGTCGTGCCACTCGTCGGGCTCGCCCCCATCAACGTGTTCGGCACCCTCGCCGTGTTCGCCCTGGCCGTGCTGTTCACGTCGGCGTGGCTGCCCTCGGCACCCGCCGTCGACCACGCGGCAGCGCCGGCGCCGACGGACGACGCGACCGCGGAGGCATCCGGAGTCGCGACATCCGATGCGGGGGCAGCCGGCCTCGTCACCCGCAGGCCGCACCGCGCGGAGACGATCGCGGGCTTCGTGCTGCTCGTCACCTTCGCGCTCTGGGCCGTGAGCGAGGACTCGCTCTGGGCGATGGCCGGAGTCATGGGGGCCGACCAGTCCGGCCTCACGCCCGAGGGACTCGGCCTCGCGCTCAGCGGCGCCACAGCCGGCGGCATCGTCGGGGCGCTCCTGCTGATGATCGTCGGCAACCGGCTCGGCCGCGCCGTGCCCCTCGCCGTGCTGCTGGTGGCCGGCGGACTGCTGAAGATCGCCGAGGGCTTCGTCACCGATTCGACCGCGTTCATCGTGGTGTTCATCGCGTGGAACACCGTCTACGCGATCGCGTTCCTCTACTTCGTCGCAACGGCCGCCGCGCTCGACGCCGACGGCCGCTGGTCGGGCCCGCTGCTCGCCGTCTACCTCGTCGGGTCGAGCCTCACGCCCGTGATCGGCGCCGCCCTCGTCGAGGCGTTCGGCTACCAGGGCTTCACCGTGGTGCTCGGCATCGCGAGCTTCGTGCTGGCCGTGCCCGCGTTCCTCGTCGCCCGCGTGTCGAGCCGCCTGCAGCGCATCGAGCACGTCGCGCCCGCCGTCGCCGAGGAGGTGGCCGCATGAGCCGCACGGTCTATGCGAACGGCCGCGTCTTCACCGGCGACGAGCCGGCCTGGGCCGAGGCGATGGTCGTCGAGGGCGGACGCCTCGCCTTCGTCGGGTCCGACGCCGAGGCGGCCGCGGCCGCGGGTCCGGATGCCGCGAGCGTCGACCTCGGCGGACGCGTCGTGGTGCCCGGCTTCATCGACGCGCACACCCACCTCGTGATGATGGGCGAGGCGCTCGGCAAGGTCGGACTCACCGACGCTCGCACGCTCGACGGGATCCAGGAGCGGCTGCGCGCCGCACGCGCCGCCGACCCCGGCGCCCCGCGCCTGCTCGGCCGCGGCTGGCTCTTCGACTCCGTGCCGGGCGGCGCCCCGACCGCCGCGATGCTCGACACGGTGGTCGCAGACGTGCCCGTGTACCTTGACGCGAACGACTACCACTCGGTGTGGGTCAACACGGCCGCACTGCGCGAGCTGGGCATCGACCGGGACACGCCCGACCCGATCGGCGGGCGCATCGGCCGCGACGCCGACGGCGAGCCCGACGGCATGCTCTTCGAGACCGCAGCGCAGCAGCACGTCTGGACGCTCCTCGCGGAGGTCGCGACCGACGCCGATCGCGACGCCGCCGTCGAGCGCACGATCGCCGCCTACCTCGCGACGGGCGTCACGGGCGTCGTCGACATGGCGTTCGACGAGCTCGGCCTCGCCGCCTTCGACCGGGCGGCCGAGCGCCGCGGCGGCACCCTCCCCGTCCGCGTGCTCGCGCACTGGTTCGTCGCGAACACCGGCGACGACGACGAGCACCTCGCCCAGGTCGCGCGCGCCGTCGAGCTCGCGGGCGAGCACCGCCCCTGGCTCAAGGTCGCCGGCATCAAGCTCGTGCTCGACGGCGTGATCGACGCGTGCACGGCCGCGATGCGGCATCCGTACGCCGACGGCTCGAACGCCGAGCCGATCTGGCCGCTGGACGCACTGAAGCCCGTCGTCGCCGCCGCCGATGCCGCCGGCCTGCAGGTCGCGCTGCACGCCATCGGCGACCTGGCCAGCGACGTCGCCCTCGACGCCCTCGAGCACGCCGCCGCCGTGAACGGCGAGCGCCCCCGCCGGCACCGCATCGAGCACCTCGAGTACGCCGCGCCCGAGACCGCGGCGCGCATGGCCGCACTCGGCGTCACCGCGTCGATGCAGCCGGTGCACGCCGACCCGGCGATCTGGTCGAACTGGGCCGCGATGCTCGGCGACGAGCGGGCCGACCGCGGCTTCGCCTGGACGGAGTTCCGCGACGCGGGCGCACTCCTGGCCTTCTCGACGGATGCCCCGACCGCGCCGCACGAGGCCCTGCCCAACCTCTACATCGCCACGACGCGCCGGTCCGCGCTCGACGGGTCGTTCCCGGCGAACCACCCCGAGTACGCGCTCCCGGTCGAGGAGGCCATCGCCCATGCCACCCGCGATGCCGCGGCGAGCTGCCTCGAGGAGCAGGAGCGCGGGCGCATCGCGGTCGGCCTCGCCGCGGACTTCGCGGTGCTCGATCGCGACCCGTTCGCCGAGGGCGCCGACGTGCTGCTCGAGGCGCGCGTCGTGCGAACGGTGGTGGCGGGGGAACCGGTGTACGAGGCATCC
This DNA window, taken from Agromyces sp. 3263, encodes the following:
- a CDS encoding amidohydrolase, with protein sequence MSRTVYANGRVFTGDEPAWAEAMVVEGGRLAFVGSDAEAAAAAGPDAASVDLGGRVVVPGFIDAHTHLVMMGEALGKVGLTDARTLDGIQERLRAARAADPGAPRLLGRGWLFDSVPGGAPTAAMLDTVVADVPVYLDANDYHSVWVNTAALRELGIDRDTPDPIGGRIGRDADGEPDGMLFETAAQQHVWTLLAEVATDADRDAAVERTIAAYLATGVTGVVDMAFDELGLAAFDRAAERRGGTLPVRVLAHWFVANTGDDDEHLAQVARAVELAGEHRPWLKVAGIKLVLDGVIDACTAAMRHPYADGSNAEPIWPLDALKPVVAAADAAGLQVALHAIGDLASDVALDALEHAAAVNGERPRRHRIEHLEYAAPETAARMAALGVTASMQPVHADPAIWSNWAAMLGDERADRGFAWTEFRDAGALLAFSTDAPTAPHEALPNLYIATTRRSALDGSFPANHPEYALPVEEAIAHATRDAAASCLEEQERGRIAVGLAADFAVLDRDPFAEGADVLLEARVVRTVVAGEPVYEASGAIEAEPEASVA
- a CDS encoding MFS transporter, with the protein product MSHSLPSVRVPLRLPTAVATFGIGIAGYLGVNLSPYMISALQSALGADVLTASWIVTGALLLTAIAGLATAKLSAGRRRRLVARVGLVLAVVGFGAAALVPTGWVVVAGLLVGGLGAGGAVSSSGAALAAFINPDRVAGISGLANRAVVTVILAVVPLVGLAPINVFGTLAVFALAVLFTSAWLPSAPAVDHAAAPAPTDDATAEASGVATSDAGAAGLVTRRPHRAETIAGFVLLVTFALWAVSEDSLWAMAGVMGADQSGLTPEGLGLALSGATAGGIVGALLLMIVGNRLGRAVPLAVLLVAGGLLKIAEGFVTDSTAFIVVFIAWNTVYAIAFLYFVATAAALDADGRWSGPLLAVYLVGSSLTPVIGAALVEAFGYQGFTVVLGIASFVLAVPAFLVARVSSRLQRIEHVAPAVAEEVAA